Proteins encoded together in one Anopheles darlingi chromosome 3, idAnoDarlMG_H_01, whole genome shotgun sequence window:
- the LOC125958057 gene encoding RNA-binding protein squid-like has product MADNQDAEMNSAGEETQDNGINNQTAPVTGGSSADQAGGGGSSGENNARDDDRKLFVGGLSWETTDKELKEHFGTYGDIESINVKTDPVTGRSRGFAFIVYKQAESIDKVVAAGDHIINNKKVDPKKAKARHGKIFVGGLTTEISDDEIKTFFGQFGTIVEVEMPFDKQKNQRKGFCFITYDSVQVVNELLKTPKQTICGKEVDVKKATPKPDNNMPPMGPMGGRGGGMRGQGPRGMRGGRGGPGGPKGYGQGWGGQGYGGYGYDQGYGYDDFGYGGFDGGFMNGGRPGGPRGGGKGGPGGYGKQRGVGGGGRQPRHAPY; this is encoded by the coding sequence ATGGCCGATAATCAAGATGCGGAAATGAACAGTGCCGGTGAGGAGACGCAGGATAATGGAATCAACAACCAAACAGCACCGGTAACAGGAGGATCTTCCGCTGATCAAGCCGGTGGAGGGGGATCTTCCGGAGAGAACAACGCGCGGGATGACGATAGAAAATTGTTTGTTGGTGGCCTTAGCTGGGAAACTACGGACAAGGAGCTAAAGGAGCATTTCGGAACATACGGCGACATCGAGAGCATCAACGTTAAGACCGATCCGGTCACTGGCCGATCGCGTGGTTTCGCCTTTATCGTCTACAAACAGGCagaatcgatcgacaaggTGGTAGCTGCCGGAGATCACATCATTAACAACAAGAAGGTCGACCCGAAGAAAGCGAAGGCACGCCACGGAAAGATCTTCGTCGGTGGACTAACCACCGAAATCAGCGACGATGAAATCAAGACCTTTTTCGGACAGTTTGGCACCATCGTCGAAGTGGAGATGCCGTTCGATAAGCAGAAGAACCAGCGCAAAGGCTTTTGCTTCATCACGTACGATTCCGTGCAGGTAGTGAACGAACTGCTGAAGACGCCGAAACAGACGATCTGCGGAAAGGAGGTAGATGTGAAGAAAGCGACGCCGAAGCCGGACAACAATATGCCACCGATGGGCCCAATGGGTGGacgcggtggtggtatgcGCGGTCAGGGCCCGCGAGGTATGCGTGGCGGCCGTGGTGGACCAGGCGGACCAAAGGGTTATGGTCAGGGTTGGGGTGGGCAAGGGTACGGAGGGTACGGTTACGATCAGGGCTATGGGTATGATGACTTCGGGTATGGCGGGTTTGACGGTGGATTCATGAACGGTGGTCGTCCcggtggcccacgaggaggtGGTAAGGGTGGTCCAGGTGGATATGGTAAACAGCGCGGTGTTGGGGGCGGTGGTCGCCAACCTCGTCATGCGCCTTACTAA
- the LOC125958055 gene encoding nuclear migration protein nudC codes for MSEEDGKFDSILFAMAAQHTGGVPEMLGTIASFLNRKTDFFVGGHEGEWEKLVLTVFRGEAKKAQEVADKKRKEKEAEEKRRQEVLRKKREEEEQSKTATVTELTEEEAESLQKELDAKKSKVEESPAATSSSPAATETPSDKANSDSEDVEPGDEGKLKPNQGNGCNLDRYSWTQTLQEIELRVPFDVKFTLKAKDVVVVIQRKSLKVGLKGHSPVIDGELHCEIKIEDSLWHLEKNTVVVTFEKINQMNWWDRLVVTDPQINTRKINPESSKLSDLDSSTRSMVEKMMYDQKQKELGLPTSDEQKKQDVLKKFMQQHPEMDFSKCKFN; via the exons ATGTCGGAGGAAGATGGAAAATTCGATAGCATCCTGTTTGCTATGGCAGCCCAGCATACCGGCGGAGTGCCGGAG ATGCTCGGAACCATCGCTAGCTTCCTGAACAGAAAGACGGACTTTTTCGTTGGCGGACACGAGGGAGAGTGGGAAAAACTGGTGCTGACGGTGTTCCGTGGGGAAGCGAAAAAGGCACAGGAAGTGGCCGACAAGAagcggaaggaaaaggaagctgAGGAAAAACGGCGACAGGAGGTGCTGCGCAAAAAGCGCGAGGAGgaagaacaaagcaaaacggCCACCGTGACCGAGTTGACCGAGGAAGAGGCGGAAAGTCTACAGAAAGAGCTGGATGccaaaaa GAGCAAAGTGGAAGAATCTCCGGCAGctacatcgtcatcgccagcaGCGACGGAAACACCAAGTGATAAGGCAAACAGCGACAGTGAAGACGTGGAACCGGGCGATGAAGGTAAGCTGAAGCCGAACCAAGGAAATGGATGCAATCTGGATCGTTACTCCTGGACGCAGACTCTGCAGGAAATCGAG CTACGAGTTCCATTCGATGTAAAGTTCACACTGAAAGCAAAGGATGTGGTTGTCGTGATTCAGCGAAAGTCTTTGAAAGTTGGCCTTAAGGGCCACTCACCCGTTATTGACGGGGAGCTGCACTGTGAGATCAAAATCGAAGACTCCTTGTGGCACTTGGAAAAGAACACGGTCGTGGTCACGTTTGAAAAGATTAACCAGATGAACTGGTGGGATCGGTTGGTAGTGACCGACCCACAAATCAACACCCGGAAGATCAATCCCGAGTCATCGAAGTTGTCCGACCTCGACTCGTCCACCCGCAGCATGGTCGAGAAGATGATGTACGATCAGAAGCAAAAGGAGCTGGGCTTACCGACTAgtgacgagcagaagaagcaggatGTTTTGAAAAA GTTCATGCAGCAACATCCCGAGATGGATTTTTCGAAATGTAAATTTAACTAA